Below is a window of Candidatus Bathyarchaeota archaeon DNA.
TGCCAAGCCAATTGACTCGATCAAGGATGGAATACCCGCACACGCCAAGGTGAACCCTGTAGGCTTGCAAACGATCATTGGAGGAATCGTGTTCGGATTTGGAATGGTCCTATCAGGTGGATGTGCAACCGGGACACTTTGGAGGGCTGGAGAAGGATACTCAGTTCAATGGGTGGCTTTAATAGGATTTATACTTGGAACCATACCGCTTGCGTTTATGTGGGAACCTATCTACGATGGCTACGTCTCTCACCTTCCGAAAATATGGTTTCCCGAGGTGTTTGGATGGGGCGGTGCGATCCTTCTAACGCTCTTCCTTTTAGGGTTTGCTTACCTCCTCGTTTCCTGGTGGGAGAGCAAGGCGGAGTTCAAGTTCTCTCATGTTATCGAACGAAAGAGTAAAAATCCAAAAAAGATCATCCCTATTCTGAAGGAGAAGTACGGAAATATCTTCTATCAACCGTGGCCGTATCTTGTGGGTGGACTCCTGCTCGGCGCGCTCAATGCCTTTGAGTATGTCTTTTCAAAGCCATGGGGTGTTACAACCGCAATAAGCAGATGGGGCGGATGGATGCTATTAAAGACCGGGATTATGCATACATCTAACCTGTGGCCATATTATACACAATATAAACTCGTGGAGAATCCGTCATTGACGAGTGGAAGCACGCTTTTGAATCTGGGATTGATCTTCGGAGCCTTTGCAATGGCTATTCTGGCAGGGGAGTTCAAGGTAAGAATCCCGACAAAGAAAATCAGGTTCGCACAGGGCTTTGTTGGGGGGTTTTTTATGGGATTTGGATCAAGGCTTGCCATGGGATGTAATATCGGGGCGTTCTTCACAGCTGTTCCATCACTTGCTCTTGCTGGATGGGTGTTTGGCCCCGGACTTGCCATCGGGGCGTGGCTTGGCGTAAAGGCGCTTAAAAAACTCGCATAAAGAGATGAATGAAATGAAGGAAAAAGTTATAGATGTAAGGGGCGAAATCTGCCCGTATCCCGAGATGAAGACTGCTGACGGATTGAAAGAGGCGAAGAAGGAAGGAGTGGATGAACTCGTCATAATAACAGATCATCCACCTGCAGCACTCCTAACGATACCTCAAAGGCTTGAACAGAGCGGATACAAGGAAGATGAGAACTATACAGTGACAAAGAAAGGCTCTGACTGGACATTTAGAGTCAAGATAGGTAGGTGATATGATGTCGCTGAGAGA
It encodes the following:
- a CDS encoding YeeE/YedE family protein yields the protein MSDKERVFRNLAPGVAAFTGAFFISIYYTGLSSSLAIFWLFGLAYGIVIQRSKFCFASAFRDLFLFKRGELMKAIIAGLIIATIGFSIIMYATVGLAKPIDSIKDGIPAHAKVNPVGLQTIIGGIVFGFGMVLSGGCATGTLWRAGEGYSVQWVALIGFILGTIPLAFMWEPIYDGYVSHLPKIWFPEVFGWGGAILLTLFLLGFAYLLVSWWESKAEFKFSHVIERKSKNPKKIIPILKEKYGNIFYQPWPYLVGGLLLGALNAFEYVFSKPWGVTTAISRWGGWMLLKTGIMHTSNLWPYYTQYKLVENPSLTSGSTLLNLGLIFGAFAMAILAGEFKVRIPTKKIRFAQGFVGGFFMGFGSRLAMGCNIGAFFTAVPSLALAGWVFGPGLAIGAWLGVKALKKLA
- a CDS encoding sulfurtransferase TusA family protein; this encodes MNEMKEKVIDVRGEICPYPEMKTADGLKEAKKEGVDELVIITDHPPAALLTIPQRLEQSGYKEDENYTVTKKGSDWTFRVKIGR